The genome window GGATGGCGTGGATAAGCTCGTTATAACGGGCAGATACACTGTCCGTTCAGCCGACCAGCCTATGCAGTTCTGCTGGGTAACCCGAACGTTGTAGACGCCCAGTTCACTGACGGATAACTGAGCGCCTGTAGCCGTAGTCAGCAAATGCCCATTACGATACCATTGATAGGTGTAGTCTGGTTCGGCAGGAGCGGATAACGTCACAGTAGCCTTTTTCAAAAGCAGCAAGTCCGTTTCATCCGGCTTGAGCGTGATCTTATCAACCGTGCTTCGCCGGACCACAACTGTATCGGATAGCGTTTGGCATCCTTGCTGCGTGAGCCGGGCCTGATAGTGCCCCGTTTCGCCGATGGTCAGGGTAGCCGACTGGGCATTCGGTAGCACTCTGCCATCCCGTAACCAGTCAACTGGTAAACCCGTTGCATTCGTCACGACCAATTGGAGCGGCTTTCCGTCCGGGCAAAGCCATTGGTCAACTGCTGGACTGAGTGTAGCTATTGGCGTTTTCAACTGAATAAGTATCGGCGAGGCCGTTGCCACACACCCGCTCACATCGGTGATTCGCAGGACATAGGAACCGGCCTGCGTAGCCTGATAATCGGGACCTGTCGCGTTTGTTAGTGGTTTGTTATTGAGGAGCCACTGATACGTGGACCACGAGCGAACGTCGGAACGAAGCAGAAGGCTCCCGCCTTCGCAAAGTGTCGTGTCGCCTTTGGGCGAGCTGGTTACAGCAAACTGACACTAAGAACGACGAAGGCCGCTTATGATGAGGGTGAACGGTTGCCCGGCGTAGGTCATTTTCCCCTTGTGTGAAACGGTCAGGGTATAGGCCTGGCCGGGCGCGGGGTTTGGTACATAGATCTGCTCGATCGTATCAAGGTTGTTATCGCCGGAAGTCGCTGGCCGGTCCGGGTTGCCAGGATCGAGAACAAACGGCAACGCTATTGTTTTTCCGTCGGTCAATCGGCAGTCAAGGTCATTGATGAGCTTGGGCGTTCGGCTATTTACGTAAGCAGGAGCAACGGTGGTGGCCGCTCCCTCCGGGTCTGTCCAGCACAGCGTTATCAGCAGTGGCTCATTGCCCTGTGCGACGACACGCTCGGTAAACGTTCCTCCTGATTCAAGCGTTTTTGCTAGTAGGCGGTGTGCCTGATCCGTGTTCAGAATTACGCGCGCAGCTGCTTCGGTATTGAGCAGCCCCCATCCTTGCCGGTAGTCGGGTCCGGAGGCCGGGTTGTTTCGGGTAGCCGTATGAAGAACGAGTCCCCGCAGTGTTGCCGATCGCATAAATTGGCTGCTGATCGTGTTCTGGGAAGCGAGTGCCGTTGCGCTTTTTTGTTGAGCGTAGAGTTCCTGGAGTAAAGCCAGTGAACCCGTCACGTTGGCTGATGCCATCGACGTACCCGTGTAGGTGCCATAAGCCGTCGAACTATCGGATAGGGTAGAGAACACATCCGTACCCATTGCCAAAAGATCGGGCTTGATGCGTCCGTCGTCGGTTGGGCCCCAGCCGCTGAATGCGGTGCTGCTGATCGAAATGGCTTGGCTTTTTGGATTCACCAGAACAGCGGCCGCACCGACCGTCAGTACGTTTTTTGCCGTTGCTTCGGCGGGTATTACGTCATAAGCATTGTTGTGATTTCGGGGTAGTGTACTTTTATCGTTCGTATTTTTTAGAAAATAAGCCGTACCTGCGGGCGGGCCCGTTTCGGCCCGTTTATTATCCGCCGACCGAACCATCAGGTAAAACGGATTATTGTACGCAATCCGGTCGAGGTCGCGGGCTTTAGCCGTGTAAAAGCCAAACAGATAATCGTCCGTTGCGCTCATCGTCGTATTTCCCCACCATTCCCATTTGAGTGTTGGGTCTGTTCCAGGTCGGGACGGATTGTAAACCCAACCCACTACGGGGCCATAAGCATGATTGGATAAGAGTAATCCGGGTGCGGCTGTGGTGATTTCGCTTAGATCGTCGGTATAATCCCAGATCGACAGATTGGCCCCGTAGGCCATGCCCCGTGCTTCGGAATTGATACCGCGCGCGATCAGCGTTCCGGCAAGGTGCGTTGTGTGATTGTTCAGTGCCGAGCCTTTATCCATCTGCTGAACGGCCGATGCGTTCGCTGACAAACCAATTAATTCCTGATGCGTCGACAAAGCCCGTCCACCATCCCACATCCCCAGCTTACCCCGTAGCGCGCTACTGCTGCCTGACAAGTTCAGTTGCAGGTTTCCTCCTGTGTACAACGACTGCGTTTTGGTCGCGTGGGCTTCCTGGGCGTTATGGAGCGTGTAATAAATCGGTTGACCAGCCACATCGACTTCCTGAAGTACCAGTTGTCGGCTACTGGAATAGTTTTTGTAGCGGGGCCAGCCGTACTCCTGAGCCAATTTACGCGTTTGCTTTCGCAGACTGTCGTACCGTTGACCAAGCTCGATCTGCCAGTTTTTTTGAGGAATCAGCCGCGTCTGTGCCGGACACATGAATACGTCCAGCAGGCACACCACAAAGCAAATAGCGGTTTTTGTAATGCCTGAGCCGCTACCTGTTGCTTTGCGTTGTGCCTGAAGAATCGATGAATTAGTGGAGACGATTACCCTATTGTTTACGAATGCGCCGAACCCAGCTAGTCTGAGTTTTATCATCCGTAACCACTACAAAAAATGTACCACCGGGCAAATCGGTGACATCCAATTGTACCAAATACTCTTTTCCGTTTCGTTGAAGTGTCGCCGTTTGTATCGTCAGCCCACGTAAGTCGGTCAGACGAACGGTTGGTAGCGATTGAAAGGTCGTTGCCGAGGATAGGGAAATTGTTAGCTGACGGGTAGCCGGAATAGGATAAACGTTCAGCGTATTGTCGTCAACGACGGGCTCGGTAGCCAGAATTACCAGGTAAACATCCGCTGATGTTAGTGCGCCACAGCCGTTCACATTACCCCGAACCGAATAGCGTCCGGTTTGTACAACGACATAAGTTGGGTTTGTTGCGCCGGTGATGGGAACGCCGTTGAGTAACCATTGAATATCGGATGTGGCGTTAGCCGTCAGCGTAAAACTGTTCACCGTAATGACCGGCGTTTGGGCCGTTCGAACCGTAACGGGTATGGCTGTAGATACAACCGGTAAACACGCGTTAGCTACCTGAACCGTATAGTTTCCCGCTGTAGCCGCCAGAATCGTACTGCTTGTTGCGCCTGAAATAGGTTGTCCATTGCGCAGCCATTGAAACGTATAATCGGTGCCCGTTCCTGCCCGTAGTGTCACACTGTTGCCCTGACAGATACTGGTTGAACCGTCGGCGCTGATACTGGCCGTAGCCGCTGTTCCAGTCGTTGACGTGACAGGCGTACGCTGAACGGAAGGGCAATCGAGCGAGCGAACCTTGAGGTTGTAAAAATAATACCAGGCCGTTTTTAGCGTATCGTATGTGGTACCGTTCTGGTAGAGCGATCCCTTGATGCTGACGATGGGTACCCCTGACTGGGTCTTCACCTGGTAGGGAAATCCGGTAACGGCGGTGTTACTCCGAAAAATCGACGCGCCACCGGCATAATCGATGGTTATCTGGTAATCCCCCGCGTCCGGAATGCGCAGATTGAGGGGATAAACAGCGCCCTGATCATTCGGATCATCAACAAGTTGCCCATTGACAGTCGCCGTCAGGCTCTGGTTTCGCGTAGGAGCCACATCTAGCGTTACGCTCGAAATGGCCGTATTGTCGTATTTGCGAACGGTGAACGTCAACTGACCCGCGCTGGCTATGTAGAGCCGGGCACTTTCAAGCGTCAGCGGTACTTTGGTCGTGATCAGTGGAGCTGGACCAAAGTTTCCGGCGTAACTACCTCCGCCAAATACCCGTTTGTCGGTGGGTCCGATAACCGCTGAAAATTCGTTCAGGGCGGCATAAAACTGTCCGCTGGTCGGCAAGGTCGGCACACTCGTCTGATTGCCAGCCGCCAGTAGATTCCCACCACTTGGCGCGTCGTACCAGAAGGCAACGCCACCGCCCGTGTTTCGTAGCGATATGGCCGCATCGTTGCTACAAAGCAGAGCACTGAACAGACCATTGGTGGGAGCCGGGGCCGTTGTGCGGGTTTCGGTCAGGGTGTTGTTGGCCGGATTCTGATCCGTACTCAGGTTGGTCACCACCGTAAACCGGTATGTCTGACCAGCGATCAACGTCACACTCGCTGGCACCTGAAACGTGAGCACACTATCGCGGAAGGCACCAATCTGCTGGATAGTGCCGTTGAGCGTCGTCACCGTAGTGCTGTTCGCATCCGTGATTTGAACGGTAACCGGTACGTTCCGCTGGACGGCTGTGCCAAGGTTACGGACCCGAACCGATACGATCAGTTCGCTGTTCGTCTGCCCGCAAAAATTAGTCACCGGTGAAACTAGCGCTACGGCACTCAGGTCGTTGGCTGTACGAA of Spirosoma agri contains these proteins:
- a CDS encoding T9SS type A sorting domain-containing protein → MKTPIATLSPAVDQWLCPDGKPLQLVVTNATGLPVDWLRDGRVLPNAQSATLTIGETGHYQARLTQQGCQTLSDTVVVRRSTVDKITLKPDETDLLLLKKATVTLSAPAEPDYTYQWYRNGHLLTTATGAQLSVSELGVYNVRVTQQNCIGWSAERTVYLPVITSLSTPSDTAFRLYPNPAEQSITVQYAYPIAASVVVRILDSQGRIQQAPVALKPVNRLIQSTLPVNHLPAGIYYLQFSDGDRSRVLRFVKK
- a CDS encoding S8 family serine peptidase, whose translation is MIKLRLAGFGAFVNNRVIVSTNSSILQAQRKATGSGSGITKTAICFVVCLLDVFMCPAQTRLIPQKNWQIELGQRYDSLRKQTRKLAQEYGWPRYKNYSSSRQLVLQEVDVAGQPIYYTLHNAQEAHATKTQSLYTGGNLQLNLSGSSSALRGKLGMWDGGRALSTHQELIGLSANASAVQQMDKGSALNNHTTHLAGTLIARGINSEARGMAYGANLSIWDYTDDLSEITTAAPGLLLSNHAYGPVVGWVYNPSRPGTDPTLKWEWWGNTTMSATDDYLFGFYTAKARDLDRIAYNNPFYLMVRSADNKRAETGPPAGTAYFLKNTNDKSTLPRNHNNAYDVIPAEATAKNVLTVGAAAVLVNPKSQAISISSTAFSGWGPTDDGRIKPDLLAMGTDVFSTLSDSSTAYGTYTGTSMASANVTGSLALLQELYAQQKSATALASQNTISSQFMRSATLRGLVLHTATRNNPASGPDYRQGWGLLNTEAAARVILNTDQAHRLLAKTLESGGTFTERVVAQGNEPLLITLCWTDPEGAATTVAPAYVNSRTPKLINDLDCRLTDGKTIALPFVLDPGNPDRPATSGDNNLDTIEQIYVPNPAPGQAYTLTVSHKGKMTYAGQPFTLIISGLRRS